The following proteins come from a genomic window of Coffea arabica cultivar ET-39 chromosome 11c, Coffea Arabica ET-39 HiFi, whole genome shotgun sequence:
- the LOC113715817 gene encoding exocyst complex component EXO70C1-like yields the protein MAYFDQDVCPTKAICNFATKIMLRLKQQMTNILSTTEKQVLRELSTRPFPGGGIHPLTKYIIHYIELIYVHMESLTELVARPQGSNDDRDPPEVPGSQEMDKGLIPLKSHLARVIEFLLYNLKFKSNFYGQESLRCLFMMNNVSSVSEMIKSSKELEELIGTHLQMKLREKVELAKTDYFHRSWGEVCTVLKGEGLKLHFNCDFFPGRSTRAVKKKFKTFNSMFEDILQTQERWIVPDQQLRMKLLECILAKLIPAYNHFLERLSRVHKVKRVSEYIKYSVKDLETKVLDMFQNKY from the coding sequence ATGGCATATTTTGACCAAGATGTATGCCCAACAAAAGCCATCTGCAATTTTGCCACTAAGATTATGCTCCGACTGAAacagcaaatgacaaatatcctttcTACTACAGAGAAACAGGTTCTTCGTGAGCTTTCAACGAGGCCATTTCCTGGAGGAGGAATTCACCCCTTGACTAAGTACATAATTCATTACATTGAGTTGATTTACGTTCACATGGAATCCTTAACTGAGCTGGTGGCTAGACCCCAAGGTTCCAATGACGACCGAGATCCTCCAGAAGTACCGGGTTCACAAGAAATGGACAAAGGGCTAATTCCCCTAAAGAGCCATCTTGCTCGAGTTATCGAGTTTTTACTGTATAACTTGAAATTCAAGTCCAACTTCTATGGACAAGAATCTCTGCGTTGTTTGTTCATGATGAACAATGTTAGCTCTGTTTCTGAGATGATTAAAAGTTCCAAGGAGTTGGAAGAACTTATTGGCACTCACCTGCAGATGAAATTAAGAGAAAAAGTGGAGCTGGCAAAGACTGATTATTTCCATAGAAGTTGGGGCGAAGTCTGCACTGTTTTAAAAGGTGAAGGATTAAAATTACATTTTAATTGTGATTTCTTTCCTGGAAGGTCTACAAGAGCtgtgaaaaaaaagtttaagaCCTTCAATAGTATGTTTGAAGATATTCTTCAGACTCAAGAACGATGGATAGTACCAGATCAGCAGCTGCGGATGAAACTTCTTGAATGCATATTGGCTAAGCTGATTCCGGCCTATAATCACTTTCTTGAGCGGCTAAGCCGAGTACACAAAGTGAAGCGTGTGAGTGAGTACATAAAATATTCTGTCAAGGACTTGGAGACCAAGGTGCTAGATATGTTTCAGAATAAATATTGA